From the genome of Sander lucioperca isolate FBNREF2018 chromosome 1, SLUC_FBN_1.2, whole genome shotgun sequence, one region includes:
- the LOC118496138 gene encoding GTPase IMAP family member 8-like, whose product MSPDQCPDLTIVLMGKTGVGKSASGNTILGRTVFVSRLSFKSVTKQISEQTGNVLGKQISVVDTPGILDSEDTKKEIKDFCQSLLSSSRRCLFLVVTRVGRITEEDQEAVQAAMEVLGPRGMEKSYLLFTGGDALEGKTVEDFIYEGNEEEMLPEVVRRFAGAYHLFDNESDNEEQVRELLKKSVHLNTQETVDDSRNRRIVLLGLPGAGKSSSGNTILRSGQFKPGCDFGSVSTETVSKSAIVEGRQVTVVDTPGITDEVLTPQQLFKEIMKSVVETSPGPHAFVIVVRIGRITEADIKLFEMLENLFSRDALKYSMVLFTHGDELGGRSINDLIQSDHHVSDLVSMCGGRFCVFDNTTKRSREQVRSS is encoded by the exons ATGAGCCCAGATCAGTGTCCAGATCTCACCATCGTCCTGATGGGAAAAACAGGAGTTGGTAAAAGTGCTTCAGGAAACACCATCCTGGGACGAACAGTGTTTGTGTCAAGGCTGTCCTTTAAATCAGTGACGAAACAGATCTCTGAACAAACAGGAAATGTTTTGGGGAAACAGATCTCAGTGGTCGACACTCCAGGAATATTAGACTCTGAGGACACAAAGAAGGAGATTAAAGACTTCTGTCAGAGTCTCCTGTCATCCTCCAGACGTTGTCTGTTTCTGGTGGTGACCAGAGTTGGACGGATCACAGAGGAGGACCAGGAGGCTGTTCAGGCAGCTATGGAAGTCCTCGGGCCTCGGGGGATGGAGAAGAGTTACCTGCTCTTCACTGGTGGGGATGCTTTAGAGGGCAAGACAGTAGAGGATTTTATCTATGAAGGAAACGAGGAAGAAATGCTTCCAGAAGTTGTTAGAAGGTTTGCGGGGGCGTATCATCTCTTCGACAATGAAAGTGACAATGAAGAACAAGTCAGAGAGCTGCTGAAGAAGTCTGTCCACCTCaacacccaggaaacag TCGATGATTCCAGGAACCGGAGGATCGTGCTGCTCGGCCTTCCTGGAGCTGGAAAAAGTTCCTCTGGGAACACCATCTTAAGATCTGGACAGTTTAAACCAGGCTGTGACTTTGGTTCAGTCAGTACTGAGACAGTCTCTAAGTCAGCCATAGTGGAGGGTCGTCAGGTCACGGTGGTAGATACTCCAGGAATCACTGATGAAGTTCTGACTCCTCAACAGCTGTTTAAAGAGATCATGAAGTCAGTAGTAGAGACCAGTCCAGGACCTCATGCCTTTGTTATTGTTGTCAGAATAGGCAGAATCACTGAAGCAGACATCAAACTGTTTGAGATGCTGGAAAACCTGTTCAGCAGAGATGCTCTGAAATACTCCATGGTGCTTTTCACTCATGGAGACGAGCTGGGAGGTCGGTCCATTAATGATTTGATCCAGTCTGACCATCATGTGTCTGATCTGGTCTCCATGTGTGGTGGTAGATTCTGTGTGTTTgacaacacaaccaaaagaaGCAGAGAGCAGGTCAGAAGTTCCTGA
- the LOC116060248 gene encoding GTPase IMAP family member 7-like isoform X1 has product MACEIRSNTKLEQAENTEDRVVKRSSVFRSMLRGLFWPFSIMVRTYRGFWWLLGYPVSTSIGRSLSPERSRRQSMDHPPTVRMVLVGKTGSGKSSSGNTVLGRDAFGAGVSYFSVTRQCCKQTDEVLDRQLTIVDTPGLFDTSRPDETVEREISKCINMSAPGPHAILLVIKLGFFTKEERDAVCKVEEMFGEEAWKYTIILFTHGDKVTPDFKMEDEAGPELQTILKKVENRYHIFNNLKINDRGQVLGLLQKVDKMVEANGGQFYSNYTYKEVVEMLSQREAELREFYQKKLEEEIKSVELKYEKKLSEAQQERQNVVKQLQEEKEKELQEVRRYYRALESGVRHVVEQMVHKDSLDEVLSHFPEKLKLNFQS; this is encoded by the exons ATGGCTTGTGAAATCCGCAGTAACACAAAGCTGGAGCAGGCCGAAAATACTGAG GACCGCGTTGTAAAGAGAAGTAGTGTGTTTCGCTCCATGCTGCGTGGACTCTTCTGGCCCTTCAGCATCATG GTGCGCACATACCGCGGGTTTTGGTGGCTGTTGGGCTACCCGGTGTCTACCAGCATTGGGAGATCCCTCTCACCAG AAAGGAGTAGAAGACAAAGTATGGATCATCCCCCAACAG TGAGGATGGTTCTTGTTGGGAAAACTGGATCAGGAAAGAGCTCCAGTGGAAACACCGTACTGGGAAGAGACGCCTTTGGTGCAGGTGTCAGTTACTtctcag TCACCAGACAGTGCTGTAAGCAGACAGACGAGGTGTTGGACAGGCAGCTGACCATCGTTGACACTCCTGGACTCTTTGACACTTCGAGGCCCGATGAAACCGTGGAGAGAGAGATCTCCAAATGCATCAACATGTCGGCCCCGGGGCCCCACGCCATCCTGCTGGTCATCAAACTGGGGTTTTTCACAAAGGAGGAAAGAGACGCCGTCTGCAAGGTGGAGGAAATGTTTGGAGAAGAAGCCTGGAAGTACACCATCATCCTCTTCACACACGGAGACAAAGTCACGCCAGACTTTAAGATGGAGGACGAGGCTGGACCCGAGCTGCAGACGATCCTGAAGAAGGTGGAGAACAGGTACCACATCTTCAACAATCTCAAGATCAACGATCGTGGACAGGTCCTGGGTCTGTTACAGAAGGTAGACAAGATGGTTGAGGCCAACGGAGGACAGTTTTACTCCAACTACACCTACAAGGAGGTGGTGGAGATGCTGAGTCAGAGAGAGGCCGAACTCAGAGAGTTCTACCAGAAGAAACTGGAGGAAGAGATCAAATCTGTCGAGTTAAAGTACGAGAAGAAGCTGAGTGAAGCTCAACAGGAGCGACAAAACGTGGTGAAACAACTGcaggaagaaaaggagaaagagcTGCAGGAAGTGAGGCGTTATTATCGTGCTTTAGAGAGCGGCGTCCGTCATGTCGTAGAGCAGATGGTGCATAAAGACTCTCTCGATGAGGTTCTTTCCCACTTTCCTGAGAAGCTGAAGCTGAATTTCCAATCTTAA
- the LOC116060248 gene encoding GTPase IMAP family member 7-like isoform X2 produces MACEIRSNTKLEQAENTEVRTYRGFWWLLGYPVSTSIGRSLSPERSRRQSMDHPPTVRMVLVGKTGSGKSSSGNTVLGRDAFGAGVSYFSVTRQCCKQTDEVLDRQLTIVDTPGLFDTSRPDETVEREISKCINMSAPGPHAILLVIKLGFFTKEERDAVCKVEEMFGEEAWKYTIILFTHGDKVTPDFKMEDEAGPELQTILKKVENRYHIFNNLKINDRGQVLGLLQKVDKMVEANGGQFYSNYTYKEVVEMLSQREAELREFYQKKLEEEIKSVELKYEKKLSEAQQERQNVVKQLQEEKEKELQEVRRYYRALESGVRHVVEQMVHKDSLDEVLSHFPEKLKLNFQS; encoded by the exons ATGGCTTGTGAAATCCGCAGTAACACAAAGCTGGAGCAGGCCGAAAATACTGAG GTGCGCACATACCGCGGGTTTTGGTGGCTGTTGGGCTACCCGGTGTCTACCAGCATTGGGAGATCCCTCTCACCAG AAAGGAGTAGAAGACAAAGTATGGATCATCCCCCAACAG TGAGGATGGTTCTTGTTGGGAAAACTGGATCAGGAAAGAGCTCCAGTGGAAACACCGTACTGGGAAGAGACGCCTTTGGTGCAGGTGTCAGTTACTtctcag TCACCAGACAGTGCTGTAAGCAGACAGACGAGGTGTTGGACAGGCAGCTGACCATCGTTGACACTCCTGGACTCTTTGACACTTCGAGGCCCGATGAAACCGTGGAGAGAGAGATCTCCAAATGCATCAACATGTCGGCCCCGGGGCCCCACGCCATCCTGCTGGTCATCAAACTGGGGTTTTTCACAAAGGAGGAAAGAGACGCCGTCTGCAAGGTGGAGGAAATGTTTGGAGAAGAAGCCTGGAAGTACACCATCATCCTCTTCACACACGGAGACAAAGTCACGCCAGACTTTAAGATGGAGGACGAGGCTGGACCCGAGCTGCAGACGATCCTGAAGAAGGTGGAGAACAGGTACCACATCTTCAACAATCTCAAGATCAACGATCGTGGACAGGTCCTGGGTCTGTTACAGAAGGTAGACAAGATGGTTGAGGCCAACGGAGGACAGTTTTACTCCAACTACACCTACAAGGAGGTGGTGGAGATGCTGAGTCAGAGAGAGGCCGAACTCAGAGAGTTCTACCAGAAGAAACTGGAGGAAGAGATCAAATCTGTCGAGTTAAAGTACGAGAAGAAGCTGAGTGAAGCTCAACAGGAGCGACAAAACGTGGTGAAACAACTGcaggaagaaaaggagaaagagcTGCAGGAAGTGAGGCGTTATTATCGTGCTTTAGAGAGCGGCGTCCGTCATGTCGTAGAGCAGATGGTGCATAAAGACTCTCTCGATGAGGTTCTTTCCCACTTTCCTGAGAAGCTGAAGCTGAATTTCCAATCTTAA
- the LOC118492945 gene encoding GTPase IMAP family member 8-like, which yields MNPDLTIVLMGRTGVGKSASGNTILGRPAFESKLVFKSVTKQIREQTGNVLRKQISVVDTPGILDSEDTKKEIKDFCQGLLSSSRRCLFLVVIRVGPFIKEDQEAVQAAMRVLGPRGMKKSYLLFTGGDMLQGRTVEDLIFEDGDEGVLPEVVRRFAGAYHLFDNERDDEEQVRELLKKSGHLRTQETDMNPDLTIVLMGRTAVGKSASGNTILGRPAFESKLVFKSVTKQISEQTGNVLGKQISVVDTPGILDSEDTKKEIKDFCQSLLSSSRRCLFLVVIRVGRITKEDQEAVQAAMEVLGPRGMEKSYLLFTGGDALEGMTVEDFIFQDGDGDEGVLLDVVRRFAGAYHLFDNRSDDEEQVRELLQKSGHLNTQETVDDSRNRRIVLLGLPGAGKSSSGNTILRSGQFKPGGGFDSVTTETVSKSAIVEGHQVTVVDTPGITDTVLTPQQLFEEIMKSVVEASPGPHAFVIVVRIGRITGADIKLFEMLETLFSRDALKYSMVLFTHGDELGGRSIDDLIRSDHHVSDLVSMCGGRFCVFDNKTKRSREQVREFLSKVDEMVSDNGGEHYTDEMFRMAQTFINEERNKSAQPRHENRTLPGRIFSWIRDAIREDK from the exons ATGAACCCAGATCTCACCATCGTCCTGATGGGAAGAACAGGAGTTGGTAAAAGTGCTTCAGGAAACACCATCCTGGGACGACCAGCGTTTGAGTCAAAGCTGGTCTTTAAATCTGTGACCAAACAGATCAGAGAACAAACAGGAAATGTTTTGAGGAAACAGATCTCAGTGGTCGACACTCCAGGAATATTAGACTCTGAGGACACAAAGAAGGAGATTAAAGACTTCTGTCAGGGTCTCCTGTCATCCTCCAGACGTTGTCTGTTTCTGGTGGTGATCAGAGTTGGACCGTTTATAAAGGAGGACCAGGAGGCTGTTCAGGCAGCTATGAGAGTCCTCGGGCCTCGGGGGATGAAGAAGAGTTACCTGCTCTTCACTGGTGGGGATATGTTACAGGGCAGGACAGTAGAGGATTTGATCTTTGAAGATGGAGATGAAGGTGTGCTTCCAGAAGTTGTTAGAAGGTTTGCGGGGGCGTATCATCTCTTTGACAATGAAAGAGACGATGAAGAACAAGTCAGAGAGCTGCTGAAGAAGTCTGGCCACCTCAGAACCCAGGAAACAG ACATGAACCCAGATCTCACCATCGTCCTGATGGGAAGAACAGCAGTTGGTAAAAGTGCTTCAGGAAACACCATCCTGGGACGACCAGCGTTTGAGTCAAAGCTGGTCTTTAAATCAGTGACCAAACAGATCTCTGAACAAACAGGAAATGTTTTGGGGAAACAGATCTCAGTGGTCGACACTCCAGGAATATTAGACTCTGAGGACACAAAGAAGGAGATTAAAGACTTCTGTCAGAGTCTCCTGTCATCCTCCAGACGTTGTCTGTTTCTGGTGGTGATCAGAGTTGGACGGATCACAAAGGAGGACCAGGAGGCTGTTCAGGCAGCTATGGAAGTCCTCGGGCCTCGGGGGATGGAGAAGAGTTACCTGCTCTTCACTGGTGGGGATGCTTTAGAGGGCATGACAGTGGAGGATTTTATCTTTcaagatggagatggagatgaAGGTGTGCTTCTAGATGTTGTTAGAAGGTTTGCGGGGGCGTATCACCTCTTTGACAATAGAAGTGATGATGAAGAACAAGTCAGAGAGCTGCTGCAGAAGTCTGGCCACCTCaacacccaggaaacag TCGATGATTCCAGGAACCGGAGGATCGTGCTGCTCGGCCTTCCTGGAGCTGGAAAAAGTTCCTCTGGGAACACCATCTTAAGATCTGGACAGTTTAAACCAGGCGGTGGCTTTGATTCAGTCACTACTGAGACAGTCTCTAAGTCAGCCATAGTGGAGGGTCATCAGGTCACGGTGGTAGATACTCCAGGAATCACTGATACAGTTCTGACTCCTCAACAGCTGTTTGAAGAGATCATGAAGTCAGTAGTAGAGGCCAGTCCAGGACCTCATGCCTTTGTTATTGTTGTCAGAATAGGTAGAATCACTGGAGCAGACATCAAACTGTTTGAGATGCTGGAAACCCTGTTCAGCAGAGATGCTCTGAAATACTCCATGGTGCTTTTCACTCATGGAGACGAGCTGGGAGGTCGGTCCATTGATGATTTGATCCGGTCTGACCATCATGTGTCTGATCTGGTCTCCATGTGTGGTGGTAGATTCTGTGTGTTTGACAACAAAACTAAAAGAAGCAGAGAGCAGGTCAGAGAGTTCCTGAGTAAAGTAGATGAGATGGTCTCAGATAACGGTGGAGAACACTACACTGATGAGATGTTCAGGATGGCTCAGACGTTCATTAATGAAGAAAGGAACAAGTCAGCTCAGCCACGTCATGAAAACAGGACCCTGCCAGGTCGGATTTTTTCATGGATTCGGGATGCGATCAGGGAAGATAAATAG